In Columba livia isolate bColLiv1 breed racing homer chromosome 6, bColLiv1.pat.W.v2, whole genome shotgun sequence, a single genomic region encodes these proteins:
- the DPCD gene encoding protein DPCD isoform X2 yields MAVPSWLERLRAASKTALVQDGRKWREKNTLGGTGKWQVEVGEPTSPLLGALESELIKESSSNPVFMRKDTLSSFQWRIRNLPYPKEVYSVSVEKEQRCCVIQTTNKKYYKKFSIPDLDRYQLPLDAAALSFTHANNTLIITYQKPKEILAAEEQLQKELKKIKAANSGDGDCKTQ; encoded by the exons ATGGCGGTGCCGAGCTGGCTGGAGAGGCTGCGGGCCGCCAGCAAGACAGCGCTGGTGCAGGACG GTAGGAAATGGCGAGAGAAGAACACCCTTGGGGGCACTGGCAAATGGCAGGTTGAAGTGGGAGAGCCAACCTCCCCGCTCCTGGGAGCACTGGAATCAGAGCTCATAAAAGAAAGCAGCTCCAAT CCTGTCTTCATGAGGAAGGATACCCTGAGCAGCTTCCAGTGGCGGATCCGTAACCTGCCCTACCCCAAGGAAGTGTACAGCGTCTCCGTGGAGAAGGAGCAGCGCTGCTGTGTCATCCAGACCACCAACAAGAA GTACTACAAGAAGTTCTCTATTCCTGACCTGGACCGTTACCAGCTTCCCTTGGATGCAGCTGCGCTGAGCTTCACTCATGCCAACAACACCCTGATCATCACG TACCAGAAGCCAAAGGAGATCTTGgctgcagaagagcagctgcagaaggagcTGAAGAAGATAAAGGCAGCAAACAGTGGGGATGGCGACTGCAAGACCCAATAG
- the DPCD gene encoding protein DPCD isoform X1 — MAVPSWLERLRAASKTALVQDGKRKVHYLFEDGKEMAEEYDVKTGQLVSRKWREKNTLGGTGKWQVEVGEPTSPLLGALESELIKESSSNPVFMRKDTLSSFQWRIRNLPYPKEVYSVSVEKEQRCCVIQTTNKKYYKKFSIPDLDRYQLPLDAAALSFTHANNTLIITYQKPKEILAAEEQLQKELKKIKAANSGDGDCKTQ; from the exons ATGGCGGTGCCGAGCTGGCTGGAGAGGCTGCGGGCCGCCAGCAAGACAGCGCTGGTGCAGGACG GTAAGCGGAAGGTGCACTACCTGTTCGAAGATGGGAAGGAGATGGCTGAAGAGTACGATGTGAAGACCGGTCAGTTAGTGA GTAGGAAATGGCGAGAGAAGAACACCCTTGGGGGCACTGGCAAATGGCAGGTTGAAGTGGGAGAGCCAACCTCCCCGCTCCTGGGAGCACTGGAATCAGAGCTCATAAAAGAAAGCAGCTCCAAT CCTGTCTTCATGAGGAAGGATACCCTGAGCAGCTTCCAGTGGCGGATCCGTAACCTGCCCTACCCCAAGGAAGTGTACAGCGTCTCCGTGGAGAAGGAGCAGCGCTGCTGTGTCATCCAGACCACCAACAAGAA GTACTACAAGAAGTTCTCTATTCCTGACCTGGACCGTTACCAGCTTCCCTTGGATGCAGCTGCGCTGAGCTTCACTCATGCCAACAACACCCTGATCATCACG TACCAGAAGCCAAAGGAGATCTTGgctgcagaagagcagctgcagaaggagcTGAAGAAGATAAAGGCAGCAAACAGTGGGGATGGCGACTGCAAGACCCAATAG